A stretch of the Corvus moneduloides isolate bCorMon1 chromosome 8, bCorMon1.pri, whole genome shotgun sequence genome encodes the following:
- the MKI67 gene encoding proliferation marker protein Ki-67 isoform X8 codes for MPRYGEIVVIKRNGTDGIVFPLTSTSCLFGRKTECDIRMRLPWVSNEHCKIEINENKEAVLTNLSTVNPTQLNGACFEQPVLLKHGDVLTIIDRSFRFEYPLQSTLKKRRSRSPKDETLQVAGVELLHKQTSGAKSLDASDNAECEEKNANENKRTPEENLPEAFPVKLRTPKSSRRVHHVLKKQNEVSPFSKLYENLKNELKVEKPLHRGSASQQAAKGDPGSVLPEPNAPISSLSHLSDLGGLTKGKETGRREDIEECTIVRREEGNSSGFNKQLSAVGRTPRKSFTRSPRTPISKVVPGDTSQSPLQDPKELGTPGRCKHSAVTPKPSKENHRNSLVSLQQCSIERLDCPAKGTICSPTPPTPSAAEGGKCVLSTPTPRRKSPRSLFVSPPKEASGMNPGNSETPRTPRRGSLKLKSLPEIPAGAPEEDSVCRIDSTQLPLPEDKCLKQRRNSKQQTPGKPVQEVLKEIWDQANLDNSASLSNSKSPRRNSRQSKNFLDKSVHSEARASEGIMASPAAQTPGSGRKRGRPRTSGMLTETALETNAGQEHHDSSRKASGTPAELGVEGYHQNQDLEDASAATPRRPSAKRRSGSAAELKVTEPGSETKTPGLLNGEDSGKTKRIPQKRRSGEMLPQTSGKRKRVSFGGHLSPELFDKSLPPNSPLKRGALPARQSLPYGNSPRAVLKKAQGLKHLVDQEEKRSPKNSPAQQSPGASFSPSGKATPKVPSGSPAPFRKGRFSISQPPTPFPIAEEKDAGAEDVDPKERSGVQGKTLKSCPAAQDAKAFATVTPTKSNRSAQLGLKGTAMKSRGGAVAVITAKRRSGASSANLLVAKSWAEVVKLGVARPQSKIAKKSVRKGRPLKRINHPPKTPEKKIKDNFSTGHAESPATIVVGRAYSTTIRSAGHIPKVVKNPMLKLSMDMDESFTGVPEMFQTPKNQDGRTLSLAAAQNAEFTPLCAAGDISDLHTPEESGEMMVSPLNNSDASEQKQESSGIFHFLREESSPSVFDEIATKTPEKRKAMHEDDVDSLAVIPEKPPSLVKSGSKRRTPKQELEPVEVMSGKRKILRTPVQRSEPGEVLSGIKRLMKTPKQKTKPVEALSGIKRLMKTPKQKTKPVEALSGIKRLMKTPKQKTKPVEALSGIKRLMKTPKQKTKPVEALSGIRQLLKTPDQKLEPVEALSGIRQLLKTPDQKLEPVEALSGIRQLLKTPDQKLEPVEALSGIRQLLKTPDQKLEPVEALSGIRQLLKTPDQKLEPVEALSGIRHLMRTPQQELEPASDEIALQRLLETPAESREAIKGVPGVTSTKRARKLKSQPVEDMVGISRIFQTPKEKTEPIENMFGISRLMKSPKEKYQPVEDFVGLQRLMAEPRQKSADSEVDYAGVTEMFGTPEEMKVRPVNAMDSQEEITLPGSNSGHKHEKKGKVSQGEGFQQKDSTGEEQPAQRPRRGRPRKALPPATEKLCENGVNLKELWSPDTQEEMRVITPENKGRGRKTKHCIQEVVPKHPDWEGLDIVASVEPPGAAQRPGRGKRKEAKESKHLNRNLESCVEDSSVLQKAAADTKQDLQDCGICDVSETEGDPGTKTDPGNIQNEICQLQTGSNEPDSKANDSGIEDSEEVLLSPRRKRRGAENTEPVIPPKRGRQPPKKGRQPRNDQGKAASPAELHGATRKLRKDPSPKVTQRQEQTCDKAPEAVTAQKSENGTKLELKATETRVKSFRSTRNRKHSAEMKADARGVALENTPQKTEETSAETDAETQSHVKNEMKGSQGCETENAQENTTEAARRLKAESPSAETNKMPVSAQNLETNRARNRRGKKDSLEQKADELTENVNSLKPIPPKFNSEAEVDESSLQSSLGSVCVNAGQARKDQPSPGATAVPAAGSASPAQRRTRNERGIIKAKQTEIVQENPAQRNAVMCRRGRGKKVNFQLEESSSKVVEGKSLPEEDEGMTDKGNQHENSESPPSQVRRGRRKQLDSMPQIASPTFVEKQTLSADHSKDEAVQEQESALEAAPSSTEDNPPRRGRRCEVAAASQTRSPSVRTRRGVLQGDGKKMAEREDENPALGNKTVQAKVNTSARDRRKKMDPAAEAKSSAPLQRKCGLLETKDEGTHEEQSVPLEAVSCAKEKPPGRGRRKETALASRTANSISLRGKRGLPAGDEEAPKEEQNVPLETCDPPGKENQLRRGRRKEIAPSVQGKQGLSKQSGRKNNSREAKRSLDNSLSQENRDLSEGGSRQATTSLALSPTSCQGLPEDGKDGIPEEQSKLVEVAPPAKENPSRVGRKKTTSSTCEETTSTSLRGKPNLPRGRGQKRILKESEDASPQNNPCQGRTRQLRNNRRKVEFTLEAATSTSLRKSSDLPENGSTLETQDLSGTSTGSEENQSEKGREGEPAPQAAPPSRRRKCQLPAEDVAPKRLKSGSDENGSLQKGRRNKTKELGEEDARAAQSTGGMDRKTRSSRRTQK; via the exons ATGCCACGCTATGGGGAAATCGTTGTCATTAAAAGGAATGGGACTGATGGAATTGTTTTTCCACTCACCTCAACTTCATGTTTATTTGGAAG GAAAACAGAATGTGACATCCGCATGCGGCTGCCGTGGGTGTCCAATGAGCACTGCAAAATTGAGATAAATGAGAACAAGGAG GCAGTCCTGACTAATTTAAGCACAGTAAACCCCACGCAGCTGAATGGGGCTTgctttgagcagcctgttctTCTGAAGCACGGAGATGTGTTAACCATTATTGATCGTTCTTTCAG gtTTGAATATCCTCTGCAATCAACTCTGAAAAAGAGGCGTTCCAGGTCTCCAAAAGATGAAACTCTGCAG GTGGCAGGAGTGGAATTATTACACAAACAAACTTCAGGAGCTAAAAGTCTTGATGCTTCAG ATAATGCTGagtgtgaagagaaaaatgccaATGAAAATAAACGAACTCCAGAGGAAAATCTTCCTGAAGCTTTCCCCGTCAAACTCCGAACACCCAAATCTTCACGGAGAGTACATCATgttcttaaaaagcaaaatgaagtgTCCCCCTTTAGTAAACTCTATGAAAACCTGAAGAATGAGCTGAAAGTGGAAAAACCTCTGCACAGGGGAAGTGCCTCTCAACAAGCTGCAAAAGGAGACCCTGGGAGTGTTCTGCCAGAACCAAATGCTCCCATTTCATCCCTGAGTCATCTTTCTGATCTGGGTGGCCTGactaaaggaaaggaaacaggcAGAAGGGAAGATATTGAAGAATGTACAATTGtaagaagagaagaaggaaacagCTCAGGATTTAATAAGCAGCTGTCAGCTGTAGGAAGAACTCCTAGAAAGAGTTTTACCAGGAGTCCTCGAACTCCCATTTCAAAGGTGGTGCCAGGAGATACCAGTCAGAGTCCTTTGCAGGATCCTAAGGAATTAGGGACACCAGGCAGATGCAAACATTCTGCTGTTACACCCAAACCCAGCAAGGAGAACCACAGGAATTCCCTGGtttcactgcagcagtgctCCATAGAAAGGTTGGATTGTCCAGCTAAAGGGACAATATGCAGCCCCACACCGCCCACCCCCAGCGCTGCTGAAGGAGGTAAATGTGTGCTGTCCACACCAACGCCCAGGAGGAAGAGTCCTCGGTCTCTGTTTGTGTCACCTCCCAAAGAAGCCAGTGGAATGAATCCTGGAAATTCAGAGACTCCAAGAACCCCACGGCGTGGGTCCTTGAAATTGAAGTCTCTTCCAGAAATCCCAGCTGGAGCTCCAGAGGAAGATTCAGTGTGCAGAATTGATAGCACACAACTGCCTTTGCCAGAAGACAAATGCTTAAAGCAAAGACGAAACAGCAAACAACAAACACCAGGAAAACCTGTCCAAGAAGTGCTGAAAGAAATCTGGGATCAGGCAAACCTGGATAACTCTGCCTCTCTCTCTAATTCCAAGAGTCCCAGAAGAAACAGCAGGCAAAGTAAAAATTTCTTGGACAAAAGTGTCCATTCAGAGGCACGAGCTTCAGAAGGGATAATggcatctcctgctgctcagacaCCTGGctctggaaggaaaagggggaggcCAAGGACCTCTGGAATGCTGACTGAAACAGCACTGGAGACAAATGCTGGTCAGGAACATCATGATTCAAGCAGAAAAGCCAGTGGaactccagcagagctgggcgTGGAGGGGTATCACCAAAACCAGGATTTGGAAGATGCCAGTGCTGCAACACCTCGGAGACCATCAGCCAAGAGAAGGTCTGGAAGTGCTGCTGAGCTCAAAGTCACTGAGCCTGGCTCAGAAACTAAAACTCCTGGCCTCTTGAATGGAGAAGATTCAG GCAAGACAAAAAGAATCCCTCAGAAGAGGAGGAGTGGTGAGATGCTCCCTCAAACTTcgggaaaaagaaaaagagtgtCTTTTGGTGGTCATCTGAGTCCAGAACTCTTTGATAAAAGTTTGCCTCCCAACTCTCCCTTGAAAAGAGGAGCTCTCCCTGCCAGGCAGAGTTTACCCTACGGAAACTCTCCTCGGGCTGTGCTCAAAAAGGCTCAGGGGTTGAAGCACTTGGTAGATCAG gaagaaaaaaggtcacccaaaaattccccagcccagcagtcTCCAGGTGCCTCATTCTCTCCCTCAGGGAAGGCAACACCCAAAGTTCCTTCAggctctccagcccctttcaGGAAAGGGCGtttctccatctcccagcccccCACACCATTCCCAATTGCAGAGGAGAAGGATGCTGGTGCTGAAGATGTGGATCCAAAGGAGAGAAGTGGTGTCCaagggaaaacactgaaatcttgtcctgctgcccaggaTGCCAAAGCCTTTGCGACAGTGACACCCACCAAGTCAAACAGAAGTGCCCAGCTGGGTTTGAAGGGCACTGCCATGAAGAGCAGAGGTGGAGCTGTGGCTGTTATCACTGCCAAGAGGAGAAGTGGTGCCTCCAGTGCCAATTTATTAG TTGCAAAATCTTGGGCTGAAGTGGTAAAATTGGGAGTTGCAAGACCACAGTCAAAGATTGCTAAAAAAAGTGTCCGTAAAGGAAGACCCTTGAAGAGGATAAACCACCCACCAAAG ActccagagaagaaaataaaagataactTCAGCACGGGTCATGCAGAGTCACCTGCTACTATAGTTGTAGGTAGAGCTTATTCCACCACAATCAGATCTGCTGGACACATCCCTAAAGTGGTAAAAAATCCCATGCTGAAGCTCAGCATGGATATGGATGAAAGCTTCACAG GAGTGCCTGAAATGTTTCAAACTCCGAAAAATCAGGATGGAAGAACATTATCTTTGGCTGCTGCTCAGAATGCTGAGTTCACACCACTGTGTGCTGCAGGGGACATTTCTGACTTGCACACTCCTGAGGAATCTG GAGAGATGATGGTGTCACCATTAAATAATTCAGATGCTTCAGAACAGAAGCAAGAGAGTTCAGGCATATTCCACTTTCTGAGAGAGGAGTCATCTCCATCCGTGTTTGATGAAATAGCCACAAAAActcctgaaaaaagaaaagctatgcATGAAGATGATGTGGATAGTTTGGCAGTAATTCCAGAAAAACCACCATCTCTGGTGAAATCAGGAAGTAAAAGGAGGACTCCAAAGCAGGAGTTGGAGCCAGTTGAGGTCATGTCAGgcaaaaggaagattttaagGACCCCCGTGCAAAGGTCAGAACCGGGAGAGGTTTTGTCAGGTATCAAGAGGCTCATGAAGACCCCAAAGCAGAAGACAAAGCCTGTAGAGGCTTTGTCAGGTATCAAGAGGCTCATGAAGACCCCAAAGCAGAAGACAAAGCCTGTAGAGGCTTTGTCAGGTATCAAGAGGCTCATGAAGACCCCAAAGCAGAAGACAAAGCCTGTAGAGGCTTTGTCAGGTATCAAGAGGCTCATGAAGACCCCAAAGCAGAAGACGAAGCCTGTAGAGGCTTTGTCAGGCATCAGACAGCTCTTGAAGACCCCAGATCAGAAATTGGAGCCTGTAGAGGCTTTGTCAGGCATCAGACAGCTCTTGAAGACCCCAGATCAGAAATTGGAGCCTGTAGAGGCTTTGTCAGGCATCAGACAGCTCTTGAAGACCCCAGATCAGAAATTGGAGCCTGTAGAGGCTTTGTCAGGCATCAGACAGCTCTTGAAGACCCCAGATCAGAAATTGGAGCCTGTAGAGGCTTTGTCAGGCATCAGACAGCTCTTGAAGACCCCAGATCAGAAATTGGAGCCTGTAGAGGCTTTGTCAGGCATCAGGCATCTCATGAGGACCCCACAGCAAGAGTTGGAACCAGCCTCAGATGAAATTGCCTTGCAGAGGTTGCTGGAGACtccagcagagagcagggaagcCATAAAAGGTGTGCCAGGTGTGACTTCAACCAAGAGGGCCCGAAAGCTGAAATCCCAGCCCGTGGAGGACATGGTTGGGATCAGCCGCATTTTCCAGACGCCAAAGGAGAAAACTGAGCCCATAGAAAACATGTTTGGAATTAGCAGATTAATGAAGTCTCCTAAAGAGAAATATCAACCAGTTGAGGATTTTGTGGGGCTGCAAAGGCTCATGGCAGAACCCAGGCAGAAATCTGCTGATTCTGAAGTGGACTATGCTGGAGTGACAGAAATGTTTGGTACCCCAGAGGAAATGAAG GTCAGACCAGTAAATGCTATGGATTCTCAGGAAGAAATTACACTTCCTGGTTCTAATTCTGGTCATAAACATG aaaagaaaggaaaagtttcCCAAGGCGAAGGTTTTCAACAGAAGGACTCAACTGGTGAAGAGCAGCCTGCCCAGAGACCAAGAAGGGGCAGACCAAGGAaggctctgcctcctgctaCAGAAAAGCTGTGTGAAAATGGTGTGAATTTAAAGGAATTATGGAGTCCTGATACCCAGGAGGAGATGAGAGTGATCACACCTGAAAataagggaagaggaaggaagacaAAACATTGCATACAAGAAGTTGTTCCAAAGCACCCTGATTGGGAAGGGCTTGACATTGTTGCATCTGTAGAAccacctggagctgctcagagaCCGGGTAGAGGTAAAAGGAAAGAGGCGAAGGAGTCAAAACATCTGAACAGAAATCTTGAGTCTTGTGTTGAAGATTCTTCAGTGCtacaaaaagcagctgcagataCCAAACAGGATCTGCAGGACTGTGGCATCTGTGATGTGTCAGAAACTGAAGGTGATCCAGGCACAAAGACAGAccctggaaacattcagaaTGAAATTTGTCAGCTGCAAACAGGTTCCAATGAACCTGATAGCAAAGCTAATGACAGTGGGATAGAGGACAGTGAAGAAGTGCTCCTGTCACCGAGGAGGAAGCgcagaggagcagagaacaCAGAACCAGTGATTCCACCCAAAAGAGGGAGGCAACCACCTAAAAAAGGGAGGCAACCAAGGAATGACCAAGGTaaagcagcttctccagcagaactTCATGGAGCAACCAGAAAGCTTCGTAAAGACCCATCCCCAAAAGTTACACAAAGACAGGAACAGACTTGTGACAAAGCTCCTGAGGCTGTCACAgcacaaaaatctgaaaatggcACTAAACTTGAACTAAAGGCAACAGAGACAAGAGTTAAATCTTTTAGAAGTACTAGAAACAGAAAGCACtcagctgaaatgaaagcagatgCTCGTGGGGTCGCGCTTGAAAATACACCTCAGAAAACTGAGGAAACATCAGCTGAAACTGATGCTGAAACACAATCCCACGTGAAAAATGAGATGAAAGGCTCTCAGGgatgtgaaacagaaaatgctcAGGAAAATACAACAGAGGCAGCTCGAAGATTAAAGGCAGAGTCACCTTCTGCAGAGACAAACAAAATGCCAGTCAGTGCTCAGAACTTGGAAACAAACAGGGCTAGAAACAGAAGAGGCAAAAAAGACTCTTTGGAGCAAAAAGCTGATGAACTTACTGAAAATGTGAACAGCCTAAAACCAATTCCTCCCAAATTTAACTCAGAAGCAGAAGTGGATGAATCTTCTCTCCAGAGTTCCTTGGGCTCTGTTTGTGTCAATGCAGGCCAAGCCAGGAAggaccagcccagcccaggtgccacagcagtccctgctgcaggcagtgccagTCCTGCTCAAAGGAGGACGAGAAATGAACGGGGAATaattaaagcaaagcaaactgaAATCGTGCAGGAGAATCCAGCACAAAGAAATGCAGTGATGTGTCGAAGAGGAAGAGgtaaaaaagttaattttcagCTTGAAGAAAGCAGTTCCAAAGTGGTTGAAGGAAAAAGTTTACCTGAGGAAGATGAAGGGATGACTGACAAAGGTAATCAACATGAGAATTCTGAAAGTCCTCCTTCACAGGtaaggaggggcaggagaaagCAACTTGATTCCATGCCACAGATAGCTAGTCCTACCTTtgtggaaaaacaaacattaagTGCAGACCATAGCAAAGATGAGGCTGTACAGGAGCAGGAATCAGCTTTGGAAGCTGCTCCCTCTTCAACAGAAGACAATCCACCGCGACGGGGGAGGAGATGCGAGGTGGCTGCAGCGTCACAGACCAGATCTCCTTCTGTCAGAACGAGGCGTGGGGTGCTGCAAGGGGATGGTAAAAAGATGGCagagagagaagatgaaaatccagctctggggaATAAAACTGTGCAGGCAAAAGTGAATACATCAGCaagggacaggaggaaaaagatggatccagcagcagaggcaaaAAGTTCAGCTCCTCTCCAGAGAAAATGTGGCTTGTTGGAGACTAAAGATGAGGGTACTCATGAAGAACAAAGTGTGCCTTTGGAAGCAGTGTCCTGTGCAAAGGAGAAGCCACCAGGAAggggcagaaggaaagaaactgcTCTGGCATCACGCACAGCCAATTCCATCTCTCTTCGAGGGAAACGCGGTTTGCCGGCAGGTGATGAAGAAGCTCCCAAAGAAGAGCAAAATGTTCCCTTAGAAACTTGTGATccacctggaaaagaaaatcaactgagaagaggcagaaggaaagaaattgcCCCCTCTGTTCAGGGAAAACAGGGCCTGTCAAAACAAAGTGGTAGGAAAAATAACAGTAGGGAAGCAAAACGGAGTTTGGACAATTCTCTTTCCCAAGAAAACAGGGATCTTTCAGAAGGGGGCTCAAGGCAAGCAACCACTTCACTGGCTCTTAGCCCCACCTCATGTCAAGGTTTGCCAGAAGATGGTAAGGATGGAATTCCTGAAGAACAAAGTAAACTTGTGGAAGTAGCTCCACCTGCAAAAGAAAATCCATCCAGAGtgggcaggaagaaaacaacttCTTCTACTTGTGAAGAAACAACTTCCACTTCTCTTAGGGGAAAACCCAACCTGCCCAGAGGCAGAGGTCAGAAGAGGATTCTTAAAGAAAGTGAAGATGCATCTCCACAGAATAATCCATGCCAGGGAAGAACAAGGCAACTGAGGAATAACAGGAGGAAGGTGGAATTCACCTTAGAGGCAGCTACTTCTACTTCTCTCCGTAAAAGCAGTGACTTGCCAGAAAATGGAAGCACTCTGGAAACTCAGGATTTGAGTGGGACATCCACTGGCTCTGAAGAGAATCAGTCTGAAAAAGGCCGGGAGGGTGAGCCTGCTCCACAGGCAGCCCCCCCTTCTCGCAGAAGGAAatgccagctgccagcagaggaTGTGGCACCCAAGAGATTAAAATCAG GGAGTGATGAAAATGGATCCctacaaaaaggaagaagaaacaaaactaaagaaCTTGGAGAAGAGGATGCAAGGGCAGCTCAGAGCACTGGAGGGATGGACAGGAAGACAAGGTCCAGcagaagaacacagaaataG